The Cellulophaga sp. L1A9 genome window below encodes:
- a CDS encoding type II toxin-antitoxin system HigA family antitoxin, which produces MGKLITHAAYVKANLRLEELIDVVDDNTPTDDPLAKEFLEITDIIEQYEEIHFPIGLPTLHEMIELRMFEMGLKRKDLAALLDTSASRISDYLNGKREITLNVAKALHQKLNIDSDIILQ; this is translated from the coding sequence ATGGGAAAATTAATAACACACGCAGCATATGTAAAAGCGAATCTTCGCTTAGAAGAGTTGATAGATGTCGTGGATGATAATACCCCAACGGATGACCCTTTAGCAAAAGAGTTTCTAGAGATTACAGATATTATTGAACAGTACGAAGAAATACATTTCCCTATCGGTTTACCAACCTTACACGAAATGATTGAGCTACGTATGTTTGAAATGGGGCTAAAGCGAAAAGATTTAGCCGCGCTATTGGATACAAGTGCATCAAGAATAAGCGATTATCTGAACGGAAAAAGGGAAATCACCTTGAACGTTGCTAAAGCCTTGCATCAAAAATTGAATATTGATAG
- a CDS encoding type II toxin-antitoxin system HigB family toxin yields MHVISFKKLREYFSKETNAKVALQDWYKKANKAEWDSFADLKNTFNSADSVGNGRFVFNVKGNNYRVVAIVRFKFKKVLIRWVGNHRDYDKIKNIDTL; encoded by the coding sequence GTGCACGTCATATCATTTAAAAAGCTAAGGGAGTATTTTTCGAAAGAAACCAATGCTAAAGTGGCCTTACAAGATTGGTATAAAAAAGCAAATAAAGCCGAATGGGATAGTTTTGCCGATTTAAAGAACACTTTCAATTCAGCTGACAGCGTTGGAAATGGAAGGTTCGTTTTTAACGTCAAAGGAAATAATTACCGAGTTGTTGCCATAGTACGATTTAAGTTTAAGAAAGTATTGATACGATGGGTGGGCAATCACCGGGATTACGACAAAATAAAGAATATAGATACCTTATAA
- a CDS encoding AAA family ATPase, producing the protein MLDNINLIRNIGKFSSVDSGSQLNLQELALIYAENGRGKTTLASILRSLGSQDSLPIIQRKRLGGQGEPHVVITDSNSSRAVFQDGSWNETLFNILVFDDHFVTDNIYAGTNVETGHRQNLHELIIGAEGVALNARLQSIVSRIERHNQVLRERGAQITSQMRYGLSVDQFCALQNSDSIDSDIEETERALSAGRKAAAIAQRNEFVPLAIPNFEMETLGILLSRVLPDIEATALEQVQNHIDALGEGSESWVGDGVNMVNDGELEDCPFCQQDLNNSQIISLYQSFFNQEYLALKEEVASALANLRTNHRTEVLTAFERNVRRLSDDRQFWAEFIQVPELNIDTAAITQSWRSSFEAFQSLLNSKMESPLEIIRIDTETEEIISQYNLRRNALSALNTIFQEANQEVQRIKESSAASNISTLEADLNRLRAIKSRYTEDIILLCDNYTSEITLKNATEIERTEARAALDDYRNRVFPQYQEAINRYLGRFNAGYRLDNVSSVNNRGGSSCNYNVLIENIAVPISTSNDSEPSFKTTLSSGDRNALALAFFFASIEMNPSRESLIVIIDDPMTSLDDHRTLTTIQQIRELVPIVEQVIVLSHSKPFLCNLWTAAQNMPPSSMKITRSGSSSTLSNWDVRADSITEHDRNYALVTDFIENGNDENERQIAFALRPMLEAFVRVTCPNIFPPGSLLGPFIGRCQQRENTPNQVFPEQKRVELRSLLDYANQFHHDTNPAWQTQIINDQELLGYSRRTISFINL; encoded by the coding sequence ATGTTAGATAATATTAACTTAATAAGAAACATTGGCAAATTCAGTTCAGTAGATTCTGGTTCTCAACTTAATCTTCAAGAGCTTGCTTTGATCTATGCGGAGAATGGTAGAGGTAAAACAACTTTAGCTTCTATACTTCGTTCCTTGGGTAGCCAAGATTCATTGCCAATTATACAGCGTAAAAGATTAGGCGGGCAAGGTGAACCCCACGTTGTTATCACAGATAGTAACTCAAGTCGTGCTGTTTTCCAAGATGGTTCTTGGAACGAAACTTTATTCAATATATTGGTTTTCGACGACCATTTTGTCACGGATAATATCTATGCGGGGACAAATGTTGAAACCGGTCACAGACAAAATTTACACGAACTTATTATTGGGGCGGAGGGAGTTGCTTTAAATGCCCGTCTGCAAAGTATAGTAAGCCGAATTGAACGGCACAATCAAGTTTTGCGAGAAAGAGGTGCTCAGATTACTTCCCAAATGCGTTATGGTCTTTCAGTAGATCAATTTTGTGCGTTGCAAAATTCTGATTCTATTGACAGCGATATAGAAGAAACTGAGAGAGCACTATCTGCCGGTAGAAAGGCTGCAGCAATCGCTCAAAGAAATGAATTTGTTCCTTTAGCCATACCTAATTTCGAGATGGAGACGCTAGGCATATTGCTCTCAAGGGTCTTGCCAGATATTGAAGCAACTGCATTGGAACAAGTTCAAAATCATATTGATGCACTAGGCGAAGGAAGTGAAAGTTGGGTTGGAGATGGAGTGAATATGGTGAATGATGGAGAGTTGGAAGATTGCCCTTTTTGCCAGCAAGATTTGAACAATTCCCAAATAATAAGCCTTTACCAATCATTTTTTAATCAAGAATATCTTGCCTTGAAGGAGGAAGTTGCGAGTGCGCTGGCCAATTTAAGAACAAACCATCGAACTGAAGTTTTGACCGCCTTTGAAAGAAATGTAAGGAGGCTTTCTGATGATAGACAATTTTGGGCAGAATTTATTCAAGTTCCAGAACTAAATATTGATACGGCGGCTATTACGCAATCATGGCGTTCCTCTTTCGAGGCGTTTCAGTCATTGCTAAATTCCAAAATGGAATCTCCCTTAGAAATTATACGGATTGACACGGAAACTGAAGAAATTATCAGCCAATATAATTTGAGGAGAAATGCCTTATCCGCACTAAACACAATTTTTCAAGAAGCAAACCAAGAGGTACAGCGCATTAAAGAAAGTTCAGCTGCTTCGAACATTTCAACTTTGGAAGCTGATTTAAATCGTTTAAGAGCTATCAAATCAAGATATACCGAGGACATAATATTACTTTGTGACAATTATACTTCGGAAATCACACTTAAAAACGCCACGGAAATTGAGCGTACAGAAGCACGGGCAGCCTTGGATGATTATAGAAATAGGGTATTTCCACAATATCAGGAGGCAATCAACAGGTACTTAGGTAGATTTAACGCAGGTTATCGGCTTGATAATGTAAGTTCCGTAAACAACCGTGGTGGTTCTAGCTGTAATTACAATGTGCTCATTGAGAATATTGCTGTTCCTATTTCGACCTCAAATGATAGTGAACCATCTTTTAAGACAACTCTTAGTTCAGGTGATCGAAATGCACTAGCCTTAGCATTCTTTTTTGCATCAATTGAAATGAATCCTTCAAGGGAAAGTCTGATAGTGATTATTGATGATCCAATGACAAGTCTTGATGACCATAGAACTTTGACCACAATCCAACAAATTAGAGAACTTGTACCTATCGTAGAACAAGTGATTGTATTATCACACTCAAAACCTTTTCTATGTAATTTATGGACCGCAGCGCAAAACATGCCGCCATCCTCGATGAAAATTACTCGTTCGGGATCCTCTTCAACCCTTTCAAATTGGGATGTACGAGCCGATAGCATTACAGAACACGATCGAAACTACGCTCTTGTTACTGATTTTATCGAGAATGGCAATGATGAGAATGAACGTCAAATTGCATTTGCTTTAAGACCGATGCTGGAGGCATTTGTTCGGGTAACCTGTCCAAACATATTTCCCCCTGGTTCACTTCTTGGTCCTTTTATTGGCAGGTGTCAACAAAGAGAAAACACGCCGAATCAGGTATTTCCAGAGCAAAAACGTGTAGAGCTTCGCTCTTTACTGGATTACGCAAATCAATTTCATCACGATACAAACCCCGCATGGCAGACCCAAATTATAAATGACCAAGAACTCTTAGGTTATTCCAGAAGAACTATTTCCTTTATAAATCTTTAA
- a CDS encoding DUF6730 family protein → MAKLDEIAELLTEEIKGFENSVNRMEELKKFLMTFKVQADISDIDFILKRYNDHQKKAVEDQHKLMANVVYYIKKSITFPKWAIKLFWGLLVCIVLVLGFSVYKVSQISELKQEAFEQGEEKAVAHFRIFFEDSPAASELYQEWREPKSKK, encoded by the coding sequence ATGGCAAAATTGGATGAAATAGCAGAGTTGTTGACGGAAGAAATCAAAGGCTTCGAAAACTCGGTTAACCGAATGGAAGAATTAAAAAAATTTTTAATGACCTTTAAAGTACAAGCCGATATTTCAGATATCGATTTTATCTTAAAGCGATACAACGACCATCAAAAGAAAGCGGTTGAAGACCAACATAAGCTGATGGCCAATGTGGTCTACTACATTAAAAAATCCATCACGTTTCCAAAGTGGGCGATAAAATTATTCTGGGGGCTGTTGGTTTGCATTGTTTTGGTATTGGGGTTTTCAGTTTATAAAGTATCTCAAATTTCTGAATTAAAGCAGGAAGCCTTCGAGCAAGGCGAAGAAAAAGCAGTTGCGCATTTTAGGATTTTCTTCGAGGACAGCCCAGCGGCAAGTGAACTCTATCAAGAATGGCGCGAACCCAAAAGCAAAAAGTAA
- a CDS encoding relaxase/mobilization nuclease domain-containing protein codes for MGKSISHTGASMSYGWDEEKEAKVVYREHLAGDNPKEITQEFKIIQSQNQRCKKNTMSFVLSPTIKDGQELKDKQLKEITQRFVQEMKLQERQAIAFVHRDKNHLHIHLYVNRIGFDGKAYKDNFIGKRSQQAAEKVAQQMGLTTVREVQQERLNEIQGVRQEIKQVHEKVLTEMKPKDFDQYIKYMKQRNVEVIPSINKSNRLQGFRFAYKGQNLKGSEVHRSMSMSRIAERIGFDKTASQKIVKDNTLELMGKTVGISPNIAATISKRFIKIAIKKTIGLAMEI; via the coding sequence ATGGGAAAATCTATATCGCACACAGGTGCTTCCATGAGTTATGGTTGGGATGAGGAAAAAGAAGCCAAAGTTGTCTATCGAGAACATTTGGCGGGCGACAACCCTAAAGAGATTACTCAAGAGTTTAAAATTATACAATCGCAAAACCAGCGATGCAAAAAGAACACCATGAGTTTTGTGCTGAGTCCCACCATAAAAGACGGACAAGAATTGAAGGACAAACAACTTAAAGAAATCACACAACGATTTGTACAAGAAATGAAATTACAAGAACGACAAGCGATTGCATTTGTACATCGGGATAAAAATCATTTGCACATTCATTTATATGTGAATCGTATTGGTTTTGATGGCAAGGCGTACAAAGACAACTTTATTGGTAAAAGAAGTCAACAGGCAGCGGAAAAAGTGGCACAGCAAATGGGATTGACCACAGTTCGAGAGGTACAGCAAGAAAGGTTGAATGAAATTCAAGGTGTACGACAAGAAATAAAACAAGTTCACGAAAAGGTTCTAACCGAAATGAAACCCAAAGATTTTGACCAGTATATCAAATACATGAAACAAAGAAATGTGGAAGTTATTCCAAGCATCAACAAATCAAATCGGTTGCAGGGCTTTCGCTTTGCATACAAAGGTCAAAATCTAAAGGGAAGTGAAGTACACCGCTCCATGTCAATGTCAAGAATCGCAGAGCGAATTGGTTTTGATAAAACTGCTTCTCAAAAAATAGTGAAGGACAATACGTTAGAATTAATGGGCAAGACTGTTGGTATATCGCCCAATATCGCAGCCACAATTTCTAAAAGGTTTATCAAAATAGCAATTAAGAAGACAATTGGTTTAGCAATGGAAATATAA
- the mbpA gene encoding mobilization protein MbpA codes for MKKEFVQFRCSIYEKKLLKIKAKKSGLSISEYCRRAAFDLRIVERFSDEQINVYKLLVQYQVNFKRIGNMYKKRNPKLSEEVVQLANEIRKHLYNFKK; via the coding sequence ATGAAAAAGGAGTTTGTACAATTTCGGTGTTCTATTTATGAAAAGAAGCTCTTAAAAATAAAGGCGAAAAAGAGTGGACTTTCCATAAGTGAGTACTGTCGTCGTGCCGCTTTTGACCTTAGGATTGTTGAACGGTTTTCTGATGAACAAATCAATGTATACAAATTATTGGTTCAGTATCAGGTCAATTTTAAACGCATCGGAAATATGTATAAAAAACGGAATCCAAAATTATCAGAAGAAGTGGTACAGTTGGCTAATGAAATACGGAAACATCTTTACAATTTTAAGAAATGA
- a CDS encoding AlpA family transcriptional regulator — protein sequence MDYLELEERLDRIERLLVANKEVLTFEEACEYTGISRSYLYKLTAAKEIPHSKPNGKMLFFEKAKLNIWLLQNRRKSKAEIENEALEYTFKNRQV from the coding sequence ATGGACTATCTGGAATTAGAAGAACGGCTCGACCGTATCGAACGTTTATTGGTGGCAAATAAAGAAGTGCTCACTTTTGAGGAAGCTTGCGAATACACAGGAATATCAAGGAGTTACTTATATAAGTTAACCGCAGCAAAGGAAATCCCGCACTCTAAACCAAACGGCAAAATGTTGTTTTTTGAGAAGGCCAAGCTTAATATTTGGTTGCTGCAAAACCGTAGAAAATCAAAAGCTGAAATTGAGAATGAAGCGTTGGAATACACCTTTAAAAATAGACAGGTTTAG